The Bifidobacterium asteroides genomic interval GGCCAGCTGTTATGCATGCCATTTCTATGGCACTTACTGGGATTTGGCGCTCATACACAGTATAAAGTTGAGTGTAAAAAATAGTGCGCTTTTTAAAATCCAATCAAATACCTAATTATAAGCATAACATTCAATATAATTAACTTTAATCGATTATAGTACAGCAGTTGGTTTGTTCTTTTGGGAAAACCATTCATTCTTCCCAAAAGAAATAACGAATATGTTCATCTCTGCTGCTTCGCCCTGAGCTGCTGTAAAATGTTAGAATTTTGTCGCTTTTGGTAGCTGAAACTTTTCAATTTGTTTAACGTTTCGTGGGTTAAATTACTTAACTCTTAATGTCAATCTAGTATACACGATATACGTGAATTCATTCCAGATGCTTGTGCTGCCGCACTCATCTAATTTAAACTGAGAAAGGTAATCTCTTAACTTGCTGATCAGCTGTATCGGATTTTCTGAAGAAAGCACGTAATACTATTCATATGATCTTTGACTTACCTGTTGGAAACGTCCGCTATGGCGTTGTTGGCGACTAATTGTGTCAATTGCATTAGTTGTTTCGGTTATGGTGTTATATAGCAGATGTGCTGGGACTTGGCTTCAGGACCAGGAGGACTTATTAATGCTTGCCAGTGACACTGGGTTGGATTGCTTCAAACTCCCAAATGGCGAAGATAGTTGGTCAAAGTTTGTGTGTGACGTTTCTCATGAAGGTGATATCGCTGAGCGCGACTATTTAGAGTTGAAAGGCTCTATGTTCGATATCACCTCTAAAAGAGATAAGCAGAAAATTGCCAAATTTATTCTTGGCTCAGCCAATCGTAATCCAGAAATAGCAAAACGGCATTTTCAAGGTTCTGCTTTGATGGTACTAGGTGTGGATTTCAACTCAATTTTGGGTGTTAAACGAATTGAAAAGGTTGAGCTCGATCGTGTCATCAACCCGTTTCTGGGTGCGTCAGGACCGCGGTGGGATATTCAGCGAGTGCCAATAAAGGGCAATCAGGATAAAGAGGTTCTTATAATTATTGTGGATCCTCCTTACGATGGACAGCCCCCTTTTCCTTGCCGAGCGGACGGTGAAGGCTTAAAGAACGGGGCACTTTATATAAGGGCTGATGGTGAGACCAGGGAGGTGAAAGCAGATGAACTTGATATGTTGATAAATAGAGCTCGACGGCGTTTAAAACGGGTGAAGTTACGCATAAGCGTAAAGGGCTCAGCTAATCAAGTAACTATAGATAGATCTCGAACCCTTGATGAGTATATAGAAAATACCACGAAAACACTGCTCGAAGCGGCAAAACTTCCTGATCGCTTCTCGTCAATCTCACCAGTTCTAAATAACTCTATTTTCTATGAAAACCGCACTAGAGATGAATATTCTAGGGAGATAAAGCAGTGGCAAGATGATTGTGTTGATAAGTGGGATGATGCTTGTCGGCGTATAGGTGCAGCGTACTGCGACCCAATTGATTTCATCGTTGATAACACAACGAAGGTTCACTTGAAAGCTGTAAAAATAAAAATTCATTCAGATTATTGTTTGAGTTTGATTGATCAGTTCGACAGTGATGAGGTAGACCTAGGATTACCTGAACCACCATCACTTTGGAGAAGTGGAATACAGCCTTTATGTTCTACTTTTGATCCTACAGTTTTCATTAATCATAAGTCTAAGATCAACGTGGTCAAAGTGAATAGCGGCATTGATATTATAATCGATGTTGGTGATTTGAGGCCGTTGGATAGTATAAATACTAAAATGCTAGATGAAGAGCCGCAAGTTTTGTTAGTTCCCGCAGAAATTAAAAGAGAGTCTATTAACTGTAATTGGACAGCGACGGCCGACGGAGTCGATGATGTATTCACAGGTAAATTAACAATCCCAGTAGGCCCTGTTAAAGACCTTACGAAGGTTACACAAATATTATTAAGGGTATAGAAATTATCTGGGACCGTTTATTTGCTATTTATTTGATGACCGTTAAATATTTTGATAAAATGTGTTAGAAATTCGCCCTGAGATAGGGGTGTGAGGTAGTACGCATTTTTTGTAGCATACCTTCCACTGCTTGATTGAGAGCTGACATGCTTATCTTGTTAACTTATTTGGAATATTATTGCATTTGACTTAACGTGACATCATGAGCATTCATTCAACTACTAGAGTGCCGCAAAATTAAAGATCACAAAAATATTGCTGCTGAGAAACAATGGGGTCATTTAAATAAAACGTCCAAATTGTACTTACGTTTTTCTAAACATCGACTAACGATCCCTTTTAGACCTCAGTAGTATATTTCCTGTGCGATTCTTACTGTTTGGATTGATGATTTACTGATAGCGGATCATGTGTTTAGCGGAAATCGAGAAATGGGTTGGGCACACAATTCGACAGTTACTTGAAGTAATGCATTTACGAAGCCTCGGAAGATTCGACGGTGCAAGTGATGGTTAACTGCTAAGGAAGTTTATGCAGTAAAGTAGAATCATGAAATTGACAAAGGTGCAATTACACAAATACAAGAGCATTGACGATAGCACAGCATTCGACGTTCAAACAGATGTTACATGTCTAGTTGGGAAAAATGAATCCGGCAAGACGGCTGCCCTAGAGGCCATGTACAAGAGCCGTCCAATCAGTAACAATGTAAAATTTGATATGGTCATGGACTATCCGACTCATTTGACCAGAGAAAGAAAGGAATCTGGCAGATCTCAAATAGTGTCGGATTTCGCTTATGAACTAGATGAAGAAGATATAGCAGCTGTAGAAAAAGAGTTAGGGCCGAATACTGTCATTAGTAAGACGATGACATGTTCCACACGGTACGATCAATCTGTTGTCTTTGGCTTAAAAATTGATACCTTGGCTGTCAAAAATAATCTATTAAAAGAGCTTGATCTTTCCGATACTGTGAAATCAGCCGTCCAGGGCGTGAAAACCCCACAAGAATTAGTGAGTGTGCTTGAAGAGAAAGTAGAAGGAGACGTACCTAGTGTCCAGAACGTGATTCACCGGGTTAAAAACTGGAGGGATTTAGATGCCACTAATCGGGCTTTTGACATACTTAATGAAAGGAGACCAAAGTTTGTCTATTACGAAGATTATGACATTATGCCCGGCCTTATATCGATTCCCTATCTCATTAAACAAAAGGAAGATGGAAATCTTACTCGAGGCCAAAAGGCTCTAATCGCTTTAATCCGGATGGCTGGAATTGATCTGGAAGAATTAGAAAAAGCAGAAACAGCTAATTATGAAAATATTATTCGCGAGCTTGAGAATGCATCGAATGTTCTCTCTGATGAAGTTTTCGAGTATTGGAGTCAGAATCAAGAACTCAGTGTAGTTTTGAAATTGTTGCCAGGTGTTAATCGCCCAGAGCGATTAAATGAGCAAGGGCCTCTATTGCAAATTCGTATTAGCAATCAGAGACATAAAGTCACCGTGCCTTTGAGTGAACGGTCCAGAGGTTTTATCTGGTTTTTCTCTTTTCTAGCTTATTTTTCAGACATCGAGGATAATGCACAGCAGCCGCTGATCCTTCTGTTGGACGAACCCGGCCTCAGCTTGCATGCCACTGCTCAACAAGACTTGCTTAGGTTTATACGAGAACGTTTGGCACCAACCCATCAGGTTATTTACACGACGCATTCCCCGTTCATGGTAGATGCTCACAAGTTCAATCAGGTTAGAACAGTCATTGACGCAGACAATACTGGCACAGTCGTATCATCAGACGTTTTAAAAGCAGATAAGGAATCGGTATTCCCCTTGCATGCTGCAATGGGCGTACAACTGACACAAACGCTTTTTATTGGACCTTACGTTCTTTTCGTCGAAGGTCCCTCAGATTTAATCTATCTAAATTATCTGTCGGATGCAGTTAGCAGAAGTGGAGGCCAAGGACTTGATACAAAGTGGACTATTACTCCAGGTGGTGGATTGGCTAAGATTCCATTTATGTTAAATTTGTACGGCGCCAACGATATTACTATTGCAGTGCTTACGGATTCGTCTAAACAGGATAAATCTGTATTGAACGCATTAAGACAGGATGGTAGGATCTTCAATAGTAGCTTGGTGTCAGTAGGCGATATTCTTGACAAAACTGAGGCTGACATTGAGGATATCTTTACCCCTGAATACTATTTAAACTTAGTTAGCAGAGCTTATGCCGGAATGCTCAACAATAGAAAAATAAAAGTACAAGAACTCCCGAGAGGTAATAGAATAGTTAAACGTGTGGAACTTTATTTCCAAAAGAATAATATAAATAAAGGTAGGCTTAACCACTACTCGCCTGCGGCGGTTTTATTGCGTGCCAGTGATGAACTTCCACAACCTGATCGAGAAACTTTGCAAAATGCGGAAGAACTATTTAAGAGAATAAACTCAATATTACAATGAAAATAGTTGTGCTTCGTGTATGGTGATATATGAATATAAACATGTAGGATTAAACTAGCATATAAGATTCAAAGAACTGTCAGTCTATCTCAATGGATTTGTTTAGTGGATTGGATATGTCTTCCAAAAAGAAAATTGGTTGAAAAAATAATACAGAAGGATAATGCATAAATTAGTAGCTGATGACTGTGAGCGATACCATGTCGTGGTCTTAGTTTTTTTTTTATCATTGATTTCATAGAACTCTTTATATCCGTTCGTATTTATAACTAGGCTTAGCGAAGTTTCTCTTTGGCAAAAATCGAGAAGGTGAGAAGTGAGAAGAGTTTTCGGCTGACTGTGAGGCATGATCCAGCCTTTGGAGTCTGGGTTATATTCAAGCATCGGTAGTGATGTTCAGTCGGTTTTATCTTGCTAGCTGTGGCTTCAATAGTTAGCTTGGCAGCAAAAAAAGTATTCGTCTTCTGGAAGTCATGAGCTCAATTGCGGTTAATTGTGTGCTCTTTTCGGAACTTTTCCCATTCTCGATTGAGTCTGCAAATAACTTGCAGGATTGGTCTTTTTATAAATCCTCTCTGTTCCGCTGGAATAGCTCTGAACTACCGTTAAGCCTGCATCATTTAAGGTGGAAAGCAAGGATGACTGTCGCGAATCATGAATATTCCGCCGTCTTTCAGCAAGAGGGCTATCGACCGAGGTTCATCCTTCATATCGGGTAGCAAAGTGACCATACCATTGCTGTTAACGTTCACATCGAACCAACCTATCTGTTCAGACACGGTGTTCGCTACAAGGCGGACATCACTTTGCGTATAGGTGATGGGTGTGCCAGCCGTTTGAGATAAATTCCTGGCATATGCAGAGCTGTGGAAGAAAAAATCTAGGTCATACACTTCTCGTGTTCCCAGGTGCCACCATGTCAGAGAGTCAACGCCTATATGGCATTGCTAATGCAATAGATACAATCATCCTCTGATGCCACTTCAGGGAGGTGAGGCTTTAAAATCGCTAGATTGCATTAGTCAATCGGTCATAGAGCCTATGGCTTACCGGTAAAAGAGTTCAAATCTCTATCAGCACCGTTGGCATGCACAACTGCCCTGTCATTCCAGTTAAGGAGATTATTCTGAACATCCTAATCCTGGTGCATTTTATGAGGGATGGCGCTGCTTTCGGATAGATGCCTATCGAGGTGATCGAACCAGGAAATGTTACGAGTACTTTTTCAAGTGCAGATGTATCGGTCATATACAAATATGCAACCCTGCTATATCCTGAATACCCACTTCGTTGGTAAATACAGGGTGCCCCGGATGCGATTCGAACGCACGACACCTTCTTTAGGAGAGAAGTGCTCTATCCCCTGAGCTACCGGGGCAACGGAAACTACTGTACCACGAAGTGCGACTCGGGCAGGTCGCTGATGGGCAGGCTAGGACCGTGTGCCTCCTGGAGAAAGTTAGCCTCCTATCCCGGTACGCCATATGGTCATGGTTTACAATTGCTCAACGGTCAAGCTGACTGTGTATCCCTTGGGAGGAGACCATGGCGAAATTCAGACAGTCCTTCCTGGTGAAGCATGTCTTTGGGTGGACGGCCAGACTGCTGGCGTTGGCCAGCTTGCTGGCCCTAGCGGCGCGTGCCTGCCCGGCATGGCTGTCAGCGATACCCTACCTGCCTGATCTGGCCGCTTTGACGCCCTGGTTCATCTTCATGAGTCTACTGGCCCTGGTCCTGGCTCTGATGGCTTCACGATGGTTCACGGCTTTGGTGCTTATCGCCGCCTTGGCCCTGAATGTCTACTGGCAGTACCCCTTCTACCAGGAAGGATCCCAGATCGGCGGGCAATTTGATCAGTCCATGGCCCTTGAGCATCCCGACCGGTACGACGATGTGGCGCGGGTCATGACGCTGAACGTCTACAAGGGTCAGGCCGATGCCGATCAGATAGTCAAGACCGTCAGCGACAACCGGGTCGAGGTGCTGGCTCTGCAGGAGGTCAGCGAGGATTTTGTGGACCGTCTGCACAAGGCCGGCATCGACCGCTATCTGCCCCACGAGCAGCTTTCCACATCTTCGAAGGAATACGCCAACGGTCTTTGGACAGCCGCGCCAATGCAGTCACCCTCAAAGGACGACGTAGGTTCCCGCTCTTCCATGATGCCGGCGGCCAGCATCGACTTCGGCAGGGGCAGGACCAGTGTCAGATTCGTCTCGGTCCATACCACCTCGCCGCAACCGGGCAGTTGGAATGCCTGGCGACGCAGCGTGTCCGACCTGGGAAAACTGCGGAAGCACGAACACACGCGATACGTGCTTTTGGGGGACTTCAACGCCACCTGCGATCATGCAGTTTTCCGAGACATGCTGGGGGAGCGGTTCAGTGATGGAGCACGTCAGGCCGGGCATGGCATGAGCATGACCTGGCCAGCCAACCGAGCTCCATTGCCCAGGTTGGTGGCCATCGATCATGTGGTGGTGGATCGGGACATCAGGGCCAATCGGCTGCAGGTCGTACCTATCGCGGGTTCGGATCATGCGGCCCTGCTGGCCACGGTGATGGTGGAGTAGTGGATTTTCAGGCATCCAAGTTGGACTGGGTGCCAGCCTGGGCCCCGGCGCTGGCCTGCTCCTGCTGAGCAGCATCAAGTTTGGCCCGCACTTGGCCCAGCAGCTCCTGGGCCCGCTTGGCCAGAGCCTCGCCGATCTCCCACTGACGCATGGAGGCATCCAGATCCAGGCCGCCGGCCTCCAGCGCCTGAACCGCCTGGATCAGCTGGTCCCGGGCCTGCTCATAGGGCAGTTTGGCGATGGTTTCGCGTTCCTTCTGGCTCAGGGCCGAGGCCAGTACCGGCTGTTCCTTGCCCTGCTCCTCATCGGTGTCGCTCATTTATGCTCCTCTTCTTATATAGTGCGTTATCAAATTCCTGATGATTATATGTAGCTGACGACGTGGGATCGGTCACTGCCCGCTGACGACCCTGGTCTCGATCCTGCCCTCTTTGACGGTCAAGGTCAGATCCTGATCGGCCTGAACCTGCTGTGGGCTGACGACCACCTTCCCGTCCAGAGTCTGCACGACTGCGTATCCGCGATCCAGCGTGGACTGGGGAGAGAGGGCGGTCAGCGAGGACTGGAGCTTCTCCACGGTCAGGGAGGCGTCGTCCACGATCCGCCGAAGGGCGATGTCCAGGCGGACCAGCGACTCGTCAACCAGCCGCTGGGGCTTGTCCAGCATGGTCTGCGGCTTGGTCAGGCTGGGGCGGTTGGCGTATCCCTCAATCAGCCGTGTCTCGCCCTCGACCATATTTTGGATGCGCGCGTTTATGCGCATCCTGGCCTCTTGGATGATGCCCTCCTGCTCGACCAGGTCGGGCACCACCCGCTTGGCGGCGTCAGTGGGGGTGGAGGCACGCAGATCTGCGGCCAGGTCAATCAAGGTCCAGTCGTCCTCGTGGCCTATGGCCGAGACGATGGGAGTGACACAGGCTGCCGTGGCGCGGACCACGGACTCGTCCGAGAAGCCCAGCAGATCCTCGAAGCTGCCGCCGCCCCTGGCCACGATGATCACATCCACAGCCGGATCAGCATCCAGCTTCTGGATGGCTTCGACCACTTCGGGCGGGCACTGGGGGCCCTGGACGTGGGCGTGTACCACGGAGAATTCGATGGTGGGCCAACGCAGGCGGGCGTTGGTGATCACATCCCCCTCGGCTCTGGCCTTGGGCGCGCAGATCAGGCCGATGCGCCGGGGGAATTCGGGCAGGGGAACCTTGTTTTCCGCATCGAAGAGGCCCTCGCCCTTGAGCTTGCGCCTGAGCTGGTCAATCTGCTCCTTCAGGTCACCGGTGCCTACGCGCTTGATCCGGTCGGCCATAAAGCTCAGACGGGTCTGTTTGATCCACAGGTCGGGTCGCCCGTGCACCACCACGCGGTCGCCCTGACGAAATTCCCTGGCCTGGGTGGCGAAGGCCCGGAAGCCCATGACATTGATGGAGATGTCCTCGAAGTTGTCACGCAGGGTCAGATATGCCGAACCGGTCCGGCGGGTGTTGATCTCCACGATCTGACCCTCCACCCAGGCTCCGGGCCAACGGGCCACGGCGTCGTGGTACTTCTGGCTGAGCACGCTGACCGGCCAAGGGTCTTCCTCGGTGGTGTCACGTGCCAGGCGGGGCAGCTGATCCAATGGTTTGGGAGCCAGTCCTGACGGTGCTGGGCCAGCCGGCGCACCCATCGACCCGCGCATGTTCGAACCCATGTATGCTCGCACCTGATACCTCCTGACCATCGGTTCCGCCAGTCTGACCAACCTATCTGGCAACGGCCTGTACAGGATGGTATGCGGGCTGGTCGGTGAAGGAAACGTTCTCTCAGGGTCTCTCAATACGGGGACAATTCCCTATTCCCTGTAAGTCCTTCGCAGGCCTACTGTCGACTGCTCCTGAGCCGATTTCGCCAAGGGCACAGCGGCTTTTCTTCCATTTGCGGGCAGGCTGTCATTGAGGCGAAAGCGTGGAGGACGAGGGTTGCAACCAAGGCCTTGATGCACCTGTCCCAGTCTGTGGCTTGCCTGTATCGGTGGTGGTTCTGCTGGCGGCTGTGTCAAAGGAGACAGTCTTGATTCCCTGATATTGCAAAAGTTATTCACGCTCTGGCGGTAGCATAAATAGGGTAAGCCGGATATGATGTGGTGTCTGCTTTTTGGACCCATCATGCGGCGGTCTCACGGATTGAGGTAGTTTCATGTCTGATGGCGTCGACATAGCGGGTCGATATAAGGGCACAGGACCGCGGGATCTCCTGCGTGTGGGTCTGGACATCGGTTCCACCACAGTCAAGGCCGTGGTCCTGGGCGCAGGTGACAGGCTGGATCAGGCGCTGTTCAGCGACTATCGCCGCCATCACGCCAATGTGCGGCAGTGTGTGGCCGAGCTGGTCACCGACATCAAGCTTTCCCTGTCACGGGTCGGTCTGGCCGGCAATCCCATCAGCCTGGTGATCACCGGTTCGGGCGGGCTGGAACTGGCCAGCCAGCTGCAGGCCGAGTTCGCCCAGGAGGTCATTGCCGAGACCGAGGCCATCAACGCCACCTACCCCGAGGGGGACGTGATCATCGAGCTGGGCGGCGAGGATGCCAAGATCACCTATCTGAAGCCCACGCCAGAACAGCGGATGAACGGGTCCTGCGCAGGCGGGACCGGAGCCTTCATCGATCAGATGGCCACCCTGCTCAACACCGATGCTTCAGGCCTGAACGATATGGCCGCCAAGTACAAGACCATTTATCCTATCGCCTCGCGCTGCGGGGTCTTTGCCAAGTCCGACCTCCAGCCCCTGATCAACGACGGAGCCGCCAAGGAGGATCTGGCTGCATCCATCTTCAATGCCGTGGCCACACAGACCATTTCCGGTCTGGCCTGCGGACGTCCCATTCGTGGCAACGTGATCTTTTTGGGCGGGCCCCTCTTCTTCATGAGCGAGCTCAGGGAAGCCTTCAAGCGGATCCTTCAGGACAGAGTCAGCCGTTACATCATCCCTGAGAACGCACACCTCTATGTGGCCTACGGCGCTGCCATCATGGCTGGCCGCCGCGAGCAGGACGACCAGGACAGCGCTGTGCAGGTCAAGACCGACTATTCGCCAGAGACCGATGTGAACGACCCCTTCGGCCCGGCCTGGGGGCTGGATCAGGCGGAGGTCGACAAGGCACGGTCCGAGAAGGCCTCGAACCTGGACAAGATGGCTCTGCAGGATGCCATGCAGGACGGCCGCACCACCACCTTGGTGGACGGTGAGCATAAGGCTCCCGCGACCGAAACCGCCAAGGATGCCAGCCACAATCAAGACATGAACTTTGACCTGACTTCCTTGGATGGCGTCCTTTCCGCCCTGAAGGGCCTGGAGAACATGCCCTCCACGGCCAGAACGATCCGCCCGCTCTTCCTGAACGAGGAGGAGCGCAGTGAGTTCAACGACCGGCATGGGGCCCAGGTCATCCCCACCGGAGACCTGTCAGGAGCCAAGGGGCCGCACTTCCTGGGCATCGATGCGGGCAGCACCACCATCAAGGCCGTGCTGATTAACGACGACAAGACCATCGTCTGGTCCACCTACGGGGTGCATAAGGACAGCCCGCTGATTGCCGCCGCCAACATCGTCAAGGAGGTCAGGAAGTCCCTGCCGGAGGGGGCCTACATCGCCCGTGCCTGCGCTACCGGCTATGGTGAGGGCCTGGTCAAGGCCGGCCTGCATGTCGACGAGGGCGTGGTCGAGACCATGGCCCACTACCGGGCAGCCGAGGAGATCAGCCCCGGGGTCACCTCGGTCATCGACATTGGCGGGCAGGACATGAAGTACATCGCCGTCAACGACGGGGTCATCGATTCCATCTGCGTCAACGAGGCCTGCTCGGCCGGCTGCGGGTCCTTCCTGCAGACCTTCGCCCAGTCCATGGGCATCAGCATCCAGGAGTTCACCAAGCAGGCGTTGGCTTCCGAAGCCCCGACCGATCTGGGTTCACGCTGCACGGTCTTCATGAACTCCTCGGTCAAGCAGGCTCAGAAGGAGGGCGCCTCCCCGGAGGATATCGCCGCCGGGCTCTGCTACTCGGTGGTCAGAAACGCCCTTTACAAGGTCATCAAGCTGCGCGATGCCAACGCCCTGGGGCCTGTGGTCGTGGTCCAGGGAGGCACCTTCCTCAACGATGCCGTCCTGCGGGCCTTTGAGCTCCTGACTGGTCGCAAGGTGACCAGGCCCAACATCGCCGGGCTCATGGGAGCCTATGGTGCTGCACTGACGGCCCGCATGCACTGCCCGCAGAATGATGAGGTCGAGGATCTGACCGCTGCCGGCTCCCACATGGCCAACGGGGTGAAGTCCGTGGGCAGTACACCCACCACCCCCAATAAGGCTCCGACTTCCACCAAGCCAAAGT includes:
- a CDS encoding AAA family ATPase; translated protein: MKLTKVQLHKYKSIDDSTAFDVQTDVTCLVGKNESGKTAALEAMYKSRPISNNVKFDMVMDYPTHLTRERKESGRSQIVSDFAYELDEEDIAAVEKELGPNTVISKTMTCSTRYDQSVVFGLKIDTLAVKNNLLKELDLSDTVKSAVQGVKTPQELVSVLEEKVEGDVPSVQNVIHRVKNWRDLDATNRAFDILNERRPKFVYYEDYDIMPGLISIPYLIKQKEDGNLTRGQKALIALIRMAGIDLEELEKAETANYENIIRELENASNVLSDEVFEYWSQNQELSVVLKLLPGVNRPERLNEQGPLLQIRISNQRHKVTVPLSERSRGFIWFFSFLAYFSDIEDNAQQPLILLLDEPGLSLHATAQQDLLRFIRERLAPTHQVIYTTHSPFMVDAHKFNQVRTVIDADNTGTVVSSDVLKADKESVFPLHAAMGVQLTQTLFIGPYVLFVEGPSDLIYLNYLSDAVSRSGGQGLDTKWTITPGGGLAKIPFMLNLYGANDITIAVLTDSSKQDKSVLNALRQDGRIFNSSLVSVGDILDKTEADIEDIFTPEYYLNLVSRAYAGMLNNRKIKVQELPRGNRIVKRVELYFQKNNINKGRLNHYSPAAVLLRASDELPQPDRETLQNAEELFKRINSILQ
- a CDS encoding endonuclease/exonuclease/phosphatase family protein, yielding MAKFRQSFLVKHVFGWTARLLALASLLALAARACPAWLSAIPYLPDLAALTPWFIFMSLLALVLALMASRWFTALVLIAALALNVYWQYPFYQEGSQIGGQFDQSMALEHPDRYDDVARVMTLNVYKGQADADQIVKTVSDNRVEVLALQEVSEDFVDRLHKAGIDRYLPHEQLSTSSKEYANGLWTAAPMQSPSKDDVGSRSSMMPAASIDFGRGRTSVRFVSVHTTSPQPGSWNAWRRSVSDLGKLRKHEHTRYVLLGDFNATCDHAVFRDMLGERFSDGARQAGHGMSMTWPANRAPLPRLVAIDHVVVDRDIRANRLQVVPIAGSDHAALLATVMVE
- a CDS encoding exodeoxyribonuclease VII small subunit — translated: MSDTDEEQGKEQPVLASALSQKERETIAKLPYEQARDQLIQAVQALEAGGLDLDASMRQWEIGEALAKRAQELLGQVRAKLDAAQQEQASAGAQAGTQSNLDA
- the xseA gene encoding exodeoxyribonuclease VII large subunit; the protein is MGAPAGPAPSGLAPKPLDQLPRLARDTTEEDPWPVSVLSQKYHDAVARWPGAWVEGQIVEINTRRTGSAYLTLRDNFEDISINVMGFRAFATQAREFRQGDRVVVHGRPDLWIKQTRLSFMADRIKRVGTGDLKEQIDQLRRKLKGEGLFDAENKVPLPEFPRRIGLICAPKARAEGDVITNARLRWPTIEFSVVHAHVQGPQCPPEVVEAIQKLDADPAVDVIIVARGGGSFEDLLGFSDESVVRATAACVTPIVSAIGHEDDWTLIDLAADLRASTPTDAAKRVVPDLVEQEGIIQEARMRINARIQNMVEGETRLIEGYANRPSLTKPQTMLDKPQRLVDESLVRLDIALRRIVDDASLTVEKLQSSLTALSPQSTLDRGYAVVQTLDGKVVVSPQQVQADQDLTLTVKEGRIETRVVSGQ